Proteins co-encoded in one Halobacteriovoraceae bacterium genomic window:
- a CDS encoding response regulator, which yields MNSLLKITKDNIQRPLAKKLLVRILLVSSFVTLILTSFQLSKDYLDDYNFLLHKLSEIESSNISSLAQSVWVLNKEQIKIQLEGLLKIPDIEYLELKIDIGEVYKTGNTDNISNKLERIYKIKNNIDGQEITLGQLKVVASKDTMMDRLREKSIIILLSQTTKTFFVSFFILLIFYQLIGRHLSTISNFASSINLDSLGEELSLKRKSNKNETDELDHIVDSLNSMRTRLKEDFQKKIEYQKALIETDKKILTISNNIPGLVFQFKVSENKITITHISTGGQNIYQVDEDLFLNNPAKLLALLQLENVYEISQSVFHDEIEKEILKEVKIVINNKTLWGQLNINVFKEVDGVILWTGVLIDKTNIKIQEQKSRELEEKLNQTQKMEALGTLAGGIAHDFNNILQGIFNALSLIDSEHLQEEEKESIRNIESFSLRGKELIKKILIFSRKDVAEEKVIDLQRTIEESLHMVRATIPSYHNIEFSGFENSLKVLASNIQINQIILNICINASHALDENGTITLNLDQRKLKDGDFAVLTISDNGHGMTKDIRNRIFEPFFTTKQSGQGSGMGMSVVHGIIQNLGGRISVSSEINKGTTFTILLPLTNKEILKEDESQFDNIEKNFESKRIVLIDDEKESLSLCAKVLEKNGFKVEKFDQPLKALDYIKNQNIDQISLILTDLTMPQMTGLELAKQLKLHGINIPIILMTGYMDESISDMSIFSGTILKPFSRREIIEQIGRVI from the coding sequence ATGAATTCTTTATTAAAAATCACCAAAGATAATATTCAAAGACCTCTAGCGAAAAAATTACTTGTAAGGATTTTACTTGTATCTTCATTTGTAACGCTAATCTTAACAAGTTTCCAGCTATCTAAAGATTATCTGGATGATTATAATTTTCTTCTTCATAAACTCAGTGAGATTGAGAGTTCAAATATTTCAAGTTTGGCACAAAGTGTTTGGGTTTTAAATAAAGAGCAAATTAAAATCCAACTAGAGGGACTTTTAAAAATACCAGATATAGAATATTTAGAACTTAAAATTGATATCGGTGAGGTCTATAAAACTGGAAATACAGATAATATCAGTAACAAACTAGAGAGGATTTATAAGATAAAAAACAATATTGATGGGCAAGAAATTACTCTTGGACAGCTGAAAGTTGTGGCCAGTAAGGATACAATGATGGATAGATTAAGAGAAAAATCTATCATTATTCTCCTTTCACAAACGACAAAAACTTTTTTTGTTTCATTCTTTATACTTTTAATTTTCTATCAGCTTATTGGTAGGCACCTTTCGACGATTTCAAACTTTGCTTCTTCAATAAACCTCGATTCTCTTGGGGAAGAATTATCGCTAAAAAGAAAGAGTAATAAAAATGAAACGGATGAATTAGATCATATTGTGGACTCTCTAAATTCAATGAGAACACGACTTAAAGAAGATTTTCAAAAGAAAATCGAATATCAAAAAGCATTGATTGAAACAGATAAAAAAATTCTCACAATTTCTAACAATATTCCAGGACTCGTTTTCCAATTTAAGGTTTCAGAAAACAAGATTACAATCACACATATTAGCACTGGTGGCCAAAATATATACCAAGTCGATGAGGACTTATTTTTAAATAATCCAGCAAAGTTACTAGCACTTCTTCAACTAGAAAATGTATATGAAATCAGTCAATCAGTGTTTCATGATGAAATTGAAAAAGAAATCTTAAAGGAAGTAAAAATTGTCATCAATAATAAAACATTATGGGGGCAATTAAATATAAATGTATTTAAAGAAGTCGATGGAGTCATCCTTTGGACAGGAGTATTAATTGATAAAACAAATATAAAAATTCAGGAGCAAAAAAGTCGAGAACTTGAAGAGAAATTAAATCAGACTCAAAAAATGGAGGCTCTTGGAACTCTTGCAGGTGGAATCGCCCATGATTTTAACAATATTCTACAAGGTATTTTTAATGCTTTAAGTTTAATAGATTCTGAACATCTTCAAGAAGAAGAAAAAGAGAGCATCAGAAATATTGAAAGTTTTTCCCTTAGAGGAAAAGAACTTATTAAAAAAATTCTCATATTTAGTAGAAAAGATGTTGCTGAAGAAAAGGTAATTGATTTACAACGTACAATTGAAGAATCTTTACATATGGTTCGAGCGACAATTCCCTCATATCACAATATTGAGTTCAGTGGATTTGAGAATAGTTTAAAAGTACTGGCCAGTAATATTCAAATTAATCAAATTATTTTAAATATCTGTATAAATGCTTCACATGCTTTGGATGAAAATGGAACAATTACTTTAAATCTTGATCAAAGAAAATTAAAGGATGGGGACTTTGCTGTCTTAACTATTTCAGATAATGGACATGGAATGACTAAAGATATTAGAAATAGGATTTTTGAACCTTTTTTTACAACTAAACAAAGTGGACAGGGATCTGGAATGGGAATGTCTGTCGTTCATGGAATAATTCAAAATTTAGGAGGAAGAATATCTGTTAGTTCTGAAATAAATAAAGGGACGACTTTTACAATTTTACTTCCCTTAACAAATAAAGAGATCTTAAAAGAGGACGAATCTCAATTTGATAATATCGAAAAAAACTTCGAGAGCAAAAGAATTGTCCTTATAGATGATGAAAAAGAATCTTTGAGTTTATGTGCTAAAGTTCTAGAAAAAAATGGATTTAAAGTTGAAAAATTTGATCAACCACTTAAAGCACTAGACTATATTAAAAACCAAAATATTGATCAGATTAGTCTTATTTTAACAGATTTAACAATGCCTCAAATGACTGGACTTGAACTAGCAAAACAACTTAAATTGCATGGAATTAATATTCCTATTATCCTCATGACTGGCTATATGGACGAGTCCATAAGTGATATGAGTATATTTTCAGGAACAATTCTGAAACCATTTAGTCGTCGTGAAATTATTGAGCAGATTGGACGAGTGATTTAA
- a CDS encoding GatB/YqeY domain-containing protein, with protein MLEQINQEIKNAMKAKASDKLSALRYLKSMLMENSTSKSPRPEMDVIISHVKKLKDSLENYPKESDQYQKLVQEIMYVEVYLPQQLSEQEVVKFITDIITKLDNPNMGGVMKELSPLIKGKFDGKKATELVLKELA; from the coding sequence ATGCTTGAACAAATCAATCAAGAAATTAAAAACGCGATGAAGGCCAAAGCAAGTGATAAACTTTCAGCGTTAAGATATCTCAAGAGTATGTTGATGGAGAATTCTACGAGTAAATCTCCAAGGCCAGAGATGGATGTTATTATCTCTCATGTAAAAAAACTTAAGGACTCTCTGGAAAATTATCCTAAAGAATCTGATCAGTACCAAAAACTTGTTCAAGAAATAATGTATGTGGAAGTCTATCTACCTCAACAACTAAGTGAGCAAGAAGTTGTTAAATTTATTACAGATATCATAACTAAGTTAGATAATCCAAATATGGGTGGAGTAATGAAGGAACTCTCTCCGCTAATTAAAGGTAAATTTGATGGTAAAAAGGCCACGGAACTTGTTTTAAAAGAACTGGCCTAA
- a CDS encoding AMP-binding protein: MDKVWYNSYPEGIPQNVDYAKYSNISEIMDGAYRRFPNNLAFSCMGKHITYNELKYYTLKFSSYLQNELGLQKGDRVAIMMPNILQYPIALFGILQAGMVVVNVNPLYTPRELEHQLNDSGAETIIIFENAAHTLDEIIDKTSVKNVIITAIGDMLNFPKSVIVNSVIKYVKKMVPSWKLPNAVNFNKALKIGNAETVSRPEITPNDIAFLQYTGGTTGVSKGAILTHSNIVANVIQAKTWISPAVEEGKEIIITPLPLYHIFSLTANCLIFSSLGSLNVLITNPRDISGFVKELSKWEFTCLTGVNTLFNGLVNNEDFKSLNFSRLKLALGGGMAVQQSVAEKWKKITGTTLVEAYGLTETSPAACMNRMDLKDYNGYIGLPICSTDVVILDDDENELPIGEVGEITISGPQVMKGYWNRPDETEKVMTKDGKFKTGDMGYMTPEGYVKLVDRKKDMILVSGFNVYPNEIEDVITEHEKVFECAAVGVPDDKSGEVVKIFVVKKDPSLSESELMKFCRENLTGYKIPKFIEFKNDLPKSNVGKILRKELRALSA; encoded by the coding sequence ATGGATAAAGTTTGGTATAATAGTTACCCTGAGGGTATTCCTCAAAATGTTGATTATGCAAAGTACAGTAATATTTCAGAAATAATGGATGGGGCCTATAGAAGGTTTCCAAATAATTTGGCCTTCTCATGCATGGGAAAACACATCACCTATAATGAATTGAAATATTACACTCTAAAGTTTAGCTCATATTTGCAAAATGAATTAGGTCTTCAAAAAGGAGATAGGGTTGCGATTATGATGCCAAATATACTGCAATATCCAATCGCTTTGTTTGGAATATTGCAGGCAGGTATGGTTGTTGTAAATGTTAATCCACTTTACACTCCCAGAGAGTTGGAACATCAATTAAATGATTCCGGTGCAGAAACGATCATTATATTTGAAAATGCGGCCCACACTCTCGATGAAATAATCGATAAAACAAGTGTGAAAAATGTTATCATAACTGCAATTGGTGATATGCTTAATTTTCCAAAATCTGTGATTGTAAATTCAGTTATAAAATATGTAAAAAAAATGGTTCCTTCTTGGAAATTACCAAATGCTGTTAATTTTAATAAGGCCCTAAAGATAGGCAATGCTGAAACTGTTTCTAGGCCAGAAATTACACCAAATGATATTGCTTTTTTACAATACACTGGCGGAACAACTGGTGTAAGTAAAGGTGCGATCTTGACTCATTCAAATATCGTTGCAAATGTTATCCAGGCCAAAACTTGGATTTCACCTGCGGTTGAAGAAGGTAAAGAAATAATTATCACTCCATTACCTCTCTACCATATCTTTTCTCTTACAGCGAATTGTCTCATATTCTCTTCTCTAGGGTCACTAAATGTACTGATTACAAATCCAAGAGATATTAGCGGATTTGTAAAAGAATTATCAAAATGGGAATTCACTTGTTTAACAGGAGTCAACACTCTTTTTAATGGGTTAGTTAATAATGAAGATTTTAAATCTCTAAATTTTTCAAGACTTAAACTTGCTCTTGGTGGAGGGATGGCCGTACAACAATCAGTGGCAGAAAAATGGAAGAAAATAACAGGTACAACTCTTGTTGAGGCCTATGGTCTAACAGAGACTTCTCCCGCTGCCTGTATGAATAGGATGGATCTCAAAGATTATAACGGATATATTGGCCTACCAATTTGTTCAACAGATGTTGTTATTTTAGATGATGATGAAAACGAGCTCCCCATAGGCGAGGTAGGTGAAATTACAATTTCAGGTCCCCAAGTTATGAAAGGTTATTGGAATAGGCCTGATGAAACTGAAAAAGTAATGACTAAAGATGGAAAATTCAAAACTGGAGACATGGGATATATGACTCCTGAAGGATATGTGAAACTCGTTGATCGTAAAAAAGATATGATATTGGTTTCCGGCTTCAATGTTTATCCAAACGAAATTGAGGATGTAATCACTGAACATGAAAAAGTGTTTGAATGTGCGGCAGTAGGTGTTCCTGACGATAAAAGTGGTGAGGTGGTAAAGATATTTGTAGTAAAGAAAGATCCCAGTCTCTCAGAAAGTGAACTCATGAAATTCTGTAGAGAAAATCTAACAGGTTACAAAATTCCCAAATTTATTGAATTTAAAAATGATCTCCCAAAATCAAATGTTGGAAAAATTCTCAGAAAAGAACTGAGAGCTTTAAGTGCTTAG